A section of the Thermotoga caldifontis AZM44c09 genome encodes:
- a CDS encoding dicarboxylate/amino acid:cation symporter: MKLGITSRILVGLLVGVVVGLILQPFPKFAQSYIKPFGDLFLNLIRMIIVPLVLASLVVGTASVENVRKLGRLGAKTIAYYLLTTALAVTIGLIMGNLMQPGSGLTLPSDAKVTAAKPPSLVDVLLNLVPTNPIKAMVDANMLQIIVFAIFVGIGITLVGERAKVLLNFFDGLAEVSYKIVRIIMWYAPIGVFALIVPVVATHGAKALLPMLKLIIALYIGLAIHAGLVYSLLVKGLGKMSPGEFFRKVAPAMLVAFTTCSSSATLPVTMEVTEKELNVPKSISSFVLPLGATINMDGTALYQGICALFVAQIFGISLNFSQQLLIVLTATLASIGTAGVPGAGLIMLTMVLTSVGLPMEGIALIAGIDRILDMGRTCVNVTGDMVGALVIHRSEKA, from the coding sequence ATGAAGTTAGGTATAACCTCAAGGATCTTGGTGGGTTTACTGGTCGGAGTGGTTGTTGGCTTGATCCTTCAACCTTTTCCAAAATTCGCACAGAGCTACATCAAACCGTTTGGAGATCTGTTTTTAAACCTCATCAGAATGATCATTGTGCCCTTGGTGCTCGCCTCTCTTGTGGTCGGTACGGCGAGCGTTGAGAACGTCAGAAAGCTTGGCAGATTGGGAGCTAAAACCATCGCGTACTATCTTCTGACCACAGCGTTGGCTGTCACCATAGGATTGATCATGGGAAATCTGATGCAACCCGGCTCAGGTCTGACGCTTCCGTCCGACGCGAAAGTGACTGCTGCCAAACCGCCCTCACTGGTGGATGTTCTTTTGAACCTGGTGCCCACCAACCCCATCAAGGCGATGGTCGATGCGAACATGCTCCAGATAATCGTGTTCGCGATCTTCGTGGGTATCGGCATCACGTTGGTGGGAGAAAGAGCGAAGGTTTTGCTCAACTTCTTCGATGGCTTGGCTGAAGTGAGCTACAAGATCGTTCGCATCATCATGTGGTACGCGCCGATCGGCGTGTTCGCGCTGATCGTTCCGGTCGTGGCAACGCACGGTGCAAAGGCGCTCCTTCCGATGCTGAAACTCATAATCGCACTCTACATAGGACTCGCGATCCACGCCGGCTTGGTCTATTCACTGTTGGTGAAGGGTTTGGGTAAGATGAGCCCGGGTGAATTCTTCAGAAAGGTTGCACCGGCGATGCTGGTCGCCTTCACAACCTGCAGCAGTTCCGCAACGCTACCGGTGACGATGGAAGTGACCGAGAAAGAACTGAACGTTCCAAAATCGATAAGCAGTTTCGTCTTGCCCCTCGGTGCAACGATAAACATGGATGGCACGGCGCTGTATCAAGGTATATGTGCCCTGTTCGTCGCGCAGATTTTTGGAATATCGCTGAACTTTTCGCAACAGCTTTTGATCGTGCTCACGGCCACCTTGGCGTCCATAGGTACAGCCGGTGTACCAGGCGCAGGTTTGATCATGCTCACGATGGTGCTCACGTCTGTGGGTCTTCCCATGGAAGGTATCGCCTTGATCGCTGGTATCGACAGGATCCTGGACATGGGAAGAACCTGTGTGAACGTCACGGGCGACATGGTGGGCGCGCTGGTGATCCACCGCTCGGAGAAAGCATGA
- a CDS encoding S8 family serine peptidase: protein MKKILMFVLAVLLLALSSCMINQNTSPNSNIENIVVPIDEDAEIMEGIVIVGYKANKQDAIDLVSKIDPTATVRADLEEINAISFKTSLPYSQIRTEIMEELKKNADLREKISYVEPSYKRYLIEPVKNDNAKDLLESTLKTKAITVEEEEEFWKWLWGIRKVKAPEAWELGYTGEGIIVAVIDTGVDGTHPDLQGQLVEGYRPSTGETLPPDSDSSFGGAHGTHVAGTIAAKKDGIGVVGVAPNAKIMPIVIFDEDGYIGDDYVAEGFLWALENGARVFSNSWGGKGYSITLAHTIAYVIWSGGVVVASAGNGHVDEIHYPSCHPGVINVAASTAVDGITHFSTRGRWVTVAAPGDYTILSTVPLWDTDEFFDGENPYAFYGGTSMATPHVSGLVALLLEKLDEEGVDYTVYQIRKHVAATADDIMAPGFDHDSGWGRVNALKALTQPLPSDKGANVYFKFYVNIEGELLGAPQVYVTMYPENETVPVYYGKSDDAGFLPFVGIEPGTYDVYMAFGDAAYLEMPVSMQKTKHRKITVYNGDNNFIEIFEF, encoded by the coding sequence ATGAAAAAGATATTGATGTTTGTGTTAGCTGTCCTTCTTCTTGCACTCTCAAGCTGTATGATCAATCAGAACACGTCGCCGAATTCGAACATTGAAAACATCGTGGTTCCCATCGATGAAGACGCAGAGATCATGGAAGGCATCGTCATAGTTGGATACAAAGCCAATAAACAGGATGCCATAGACCTTGTCAGCAAGATAGACCCCACGGCAACGGTTAGGGCAGATCTTGAAGAGATCAACGCGATAAGTTTCAAAACGTCTTTGCCTTACTCACAGATCAGAACAGAGATCATGGAGGAGCTCAAAAAGAACGCTGATCTGAGAGAAAAGATAAGTTACGTCGAACCGAGCTACAAAAGATACCTGATAGAACCTGTCAAGAACGACAATGCCAAGGACCTGCTCGAATCTACATTGAAGACAAAAGCGATCACTGTCGAAGAGGAAGAAGAGTTCTGGAAATGGCTCTGGGGTATAAGAAAAGTGAAAGCGCCCGAAGCGTGGGAACTCGGTTACACAGGTGAAGGAATCATAGTTGCGGTGATAGATACGGGTGTGGATGGTACTCATCCGGATTTACAGGGCCAGCTTGTCGAGGGCTACAGACCTTCGACAGGTGAAACTTTGCCACCAGATTCAGACAGTTCTTTCGGTGGCGCTCATGGAACTCACGTTGCTGGAACAATAGCTGCAAAGAAGGATGGAATTGGTGTTGTCGGTGTGGCTCCAAACGCCAAGATCATGCCGATAGTGATATTTGATGAAGATGGATACATAGGCGACGATTATGTTGCAGAAGGGTTTTTGTGGGCGTTAGAAAACGGTGCAAGGGTGTTTTCAAACAGCTGGGGCGGAAAAGGCTATTCAATAACGTTGGCCCATACAATCGCGTACGTCATCTGGTCTGGAGGTGTTGTCGTTGCTTCTGCTGGTAACGGCCATGTAGATGAAATTCATTACCCATCATGTCATCCTGGAGTTATAAACGTTGCTGCGAGCACCGCGGTCGATGGTATCACCCATTTCTCCACACGCGGTAGGTGGGTCACGGTTGCTGCACCTGGTGATTACACGATCCTTTCCACTGTGCCATTATGGGACACTGACGAATTCTTCGACGGTGAAAATCCGTACGCCTTCTACGGTGGAACGAGCATGGCAACCCCGCATGTTTCTGGCTTGGTGGCTTTGCTGCTTGAGAAACTGGACGAAGAAGGAGTGGATTACACAGTCTATCAGATCAGGAAACATGTTGCTGCGACGGCGGACGACATCATGGCGCCCGGTTTTGACCATGACAGCGGATGGGGCAGGGTGAATGCGCTTAAGGCGTTGACACAGCCCTTACCGTCTGACAAAGGCGCAAATGTTTATTTCAAGTTCTATGTGAACATCGAAGGAGAATTGCTCGGAGCTCCGCAGGTCTACGTAACGATGTACCCAGAAAACGAAACTGTGCCTGTGTATTACGGAAAATCAGACGATGCCGGCTTCCTACCCTTCGTTGGGATCGAGCCTGGCACCTACGATGTGTATATGGCCTTTGGAGATGCAGCTTATTTGGAAATGCCTGTGTCCATGCAGAAAACCAAACACAGAAAGATAACAGTTTACAATGGAGACAACAATTTCATCGAAATCTTCGAATTCTAA
- a CDS encoding carboxypeptidase regulatory-like domain-containing protein: MRWKGVQQFLSFAVLLLIVLYGCVARIDRPPEVSLIQPEDGSHVAVLASTKAVTFKASAEDLDDQALTFALYLGTSPTNLNKVGETHRPEYTVNDLTPGQTYYWKVVVSDGTNSVESPVWSFTVGENLSIVKVLDFTTGKATVGATVDILQNSDVVISTTTDENGHAKFYLPDGRYDVKITGEGRATSVVQNYDPSILRTIETLSRRAMTDYDVVPHVTVELFTPQGAPIPDPEATTLTFDSVKVKVTSSEVMYVMYIGLDYVPSAVARDAIALDTYEFTTTLSLTRFDNVTVPMHVVVYTPNDTRVDKIVYLTIDRTPPEVTARYAPTGLWYAGWTSDADVEYYSLPSPIKQILEEKLPKEMIEELKGYKPEHNIPETNIFVQLAWEHAPSTNRAGYNIYRSTDGENWEKVAFTTSYFRFDKGFDLEPGKKYYYTVRTVYVDGTESENSNVVEVVPLDLFKVKLISPADNETNVSRTPTFVWKPVDWRDWTSTPHIGGNEIPDEEITFVYYGPWIYDTAVSDQHIFYDAFTYTEGPQLVSLPFDPTSGSWIRIYPDYSYDYQLDPLEKFKTYEWGLDIAVAYYETDDGIWFSATIDYYREFDRWVNDADHFNRFTTGE, from the coding sequence ATGAGGTGGAAGGGCGTCCAGCAGTTCCTCAGTTTTGCAGTTCTCCTGCTCATAGTACTCTATGGATGCGTTGCTCGGATCGACCGTCCGCCGGAAGTCTCCCTGATCCAGCCTGAAGACGGTTCTCACGTTGCCGTTCTTGCTTCCACCAAAGCTGTCACTTTCAAAGCCAGTGCCGAGGATCTTGATGATCAAGCTCTGACTTTTGCGCTTTACCTTGGAACGAGTCCTACGAATCTGAACAAAGTTGGAGAAACCCACCGGCCGGAGTACACCGTCAATGATCTGACACCTGGACAGACTTATTACTGGAAGGTCGTCGTTTCTGATGGAACAAACTCTGTGGAAAGTCCTGTCTGGAGCTTCACGGTGGGTGAAAACCTCTCAATAGTGAAAGTACTTGATTTCACAACTGGAAAAGCAACCGTTGGGGCAACCGTTGATATTCTCCAAAATTCAGATGTAGTTATTTCAACCACAACAGACGAAAATGGGCATGCAAAATTTTACCTGCCAGATGGTAGATACGATGTCAAGATCACCGGTGAGGGAAGGGCCACGAGTGTTGTTCAAAACTACGATCCAAGCATTCTAAGGACCATTGAAACGCTTTCCAGAAGGGCCATGACAGATTATGATGTTGTTCCACATGTTACAGTAGAACTGTTCACCCCACAAGGTGCTCCTATACCTGATCCAGAGGCCACAACATTGACATTTGACTCTGTAAAAGTTAAGGTGACAAGCTCTGAAGTGATGTATGTGATGTACATTGGTTTGGATTACGTACCAAGTGCTGTTGCAAGAGATGCTATTGCTTTAGACACGTATGAGTTCACAACCACGTTGTCTCTTACGAGGTTCGACAATGTCACGGTGCCGATGCATGTGGTTGTTTACACACCGAACGATACAAGAGTTGACAAAATTGTTTATCTTACAATCGACAGAACACCACCAGAAGTTACTGCAAGGTATGCTCCTACAGGACTTTGGTATGCTGGTTGGACAAGTGATGCCGATGTGGAATACTACAGCCTGCCAAGTCCAATAAAACAAATACTTGAAGAAAAACTGCCAAAAGAAATGATCGAAGAACTTAAGGGTTATAAGCCAGAACACAACATACCTGAAACAAACATCTTTGTTCAACTTGCCTGGGAGCATGCACCAAGCACTAACAGAGCCGGGTACAACATTTACAGATCAACCGATGGTGAAAATTGGGAAAAGGTAGCGTTTACCACATCTTACTTCAGATTTGACAAAGGCTTTGATCTTGAACCGGGCAAAAAGTATTATTACACTGTAAGAACAGTTTATGTAGATGGAACTGAATCAGAAAACAGCAACGTTGTTGAAGTTGTACCGCTTGATCTGTTCAAGGTCAAATTGATTTCGCCTGCAGACAACGAGACCAACGTGTCCCGCACACCAACGTTCGTCTGGAAACCGGTCGACTGGAGAGACTGGACATCAACACCGCATATTGGTGGAAACGAAATACCGGATGAAGAAATAACCTTCGTCTATTACGGTCCTTGGATTTACGATACGGCCGTGAGTGATCAACATATCTTCTACGATGCTTTCACTTACACCGAGGGACCACAACTGGTGAGCCTGCCGTTCGATCCAACCTCTGGTTCATGGATCAGAATCTACCCAGACTACAGTTACGATTATCAGCTCGATCCACTTGAAAAGTTCAAAACCTACGAATGGGGCTTGGACATAGCAGTTGCTTATTATGAAACAGACGATGGAATATGGTTCTCGGCAACCATAGACTATTATCGTGAATTCGACCGGTGGGTAAATGACGCCGATCATTTCAACAGGTTCACTACTGGTGAGTGA
- a CDS encoding GNAT family N-acetyltransferase, with the protein MILKGEKIMLRPVELSDLDRLLNINDEEVRQYLLSVFPLNRIREEEWIRNLYSNQRDIVFAVVPLETNQLVGTTGLHSIDWVNRCAEFGIAITDKNFWNQGLGTEATRLTLKYAFEYLNLNRVQLRVYDYNPRAIHVYEKCGFVKEGVLRKARYLKGEYHDVIVMGVLAQEYFAWCNASRSR; encoded by the coding sequence GTGATACTGAAAGGTGAAAAAATCATGCTGAGACCAGTCGAGCTCTCTGACCTCGACAGACTTTTGAACATCAACGATGAAGAAGTGAGACAGTATCTTTTGAGCGTTTTTCCTTTGAACAGGATCAGGGAAGAGGAGTGGATCAGGAATCTCTATTCGAACCAGAGAGACATCGTCTTCGCCGTCGTACCGCTGGAGACGAACCAGCTGGTTGGAACGACGGGTTTGCACAGCATCGACTGGGTGAACAGGTGCGCCGAGTTCGGTATCGCGATAACCGACAAAAATTTCTGGAACCAGGGTCTCGGGACGGAAGCGACACGCCTCACACTCAAATACGCCTTTGAATATCTCAACCTGAACCGCGTTCAGCTGAGGGTGTACGATTACAATCCCCGCGCGATCCACGTTTACGAAAAGTGTGGTTTTGTGAAAGAAGGCGTCTTGAGAAAGGCGAGGTATTTGAAGGGCGAGTACCACGACGTCATCGTGATGGGCGTGCTGGCACAGGAATACTTCGCTTGGTGCAACGCTTCACGATCTAGGTGA
- the rpmB gene encoding 50S ribosomal protein L28: MAKRCEICGKGPVAGKNVSHSNRHTPRMFRPNIQRVKVVLEDGTIRTMRVCAKCLKAGKVKKAATV, encoded by the coding sequence ATGGCGAAGAGGTGTGAGATCTGCGGAAAGGGCCCTGTGGCTGGCAAGAACGTGAGCCATTCGAACAGGCACACACCGAGGATGTTCAGGCCGAACATCCAGAGGGTGAAGGTGGTACTCGAGGACGGCACGATCAGGACGATGAGGGTGTGTGCCAAGTGCCTGAAGGCAGGAAAAGTCAAGAAAGCAGCAACAGTCTGA
- a CDS encoding adenine phosphoribosyltransferase, with the protein MDLKDFIRDIPDFPTKGIIFRDVTPLLRNPAAFQKAIDEMTRTIQDMNFDLIVSPEARGFIFGAALAYRLAKGFVPVRKPGKLPYQTVSVEYSLEYGTAQLHMHSDAVQKNQRVVIVDDVLATGGTAAAIVDLVKSVGGEVAGMCFLIELSYLSPRERLKGYDVRSVLVY; encoded by the coding sequence GTGGATCTGAAGGATTTCATCAGGGATATTCCCGACTTTCCCACGAAAGGGATCATCTTCAGGGACGTCACCCCGCTGCTGAGAAACCCTGCGGCCTTTCAAAAAGCGATCGACGAGATGACCAGGACCATCCAGGATATGAACTTCGATCTCATCGTTTCGCCAGAAGCGCGTGGTTTCATCTTCGGTGCGGCTCTCGCTTACAGGCTTGCTAAAGGTTTCGTACCGGTGAGGAAGCCGGGAAAGCTTCCGTACCAGACTGTTTCTGTCGAGTACAGCCTGGAGTACGGAACAGCACAGCTTCACATGCATTCGGACGCCGTACAGAAGAACCAGCGCGTGGTCATCGTCGACGATGTTCTGGCGACCGGAGGTACGGCCGCGGCGATAGTGGATCTGGTGAAAAGCGTCGGCGGCGAAGTGGCGGGAATGTGTTTTCTCATAGAGCTGAGTTATCTCAGTCCGCGTGAAAGGCTCAAAGGTTATGATGTGCGTTCAGTCCTGGTCTACTGA
- a CDS encoding glucose-6-phosphate isomerase (catalyzes the formation of D-fructose 6-phosphate from D-glucose 6-phosphate) yields the protein MLKFDFSFMFEPNVKGGISEEEFSKLEPTMSQLVEEVARERPAFVKVLFDRNLLDSVEDLREWILNFDNFVVIGIGGSSLGAAALANALKPFDWNYLSKSERGGYLRIFFLENVDPDYTASVLDRIDLKATIFNVVSKSGSTAECLAHYQIVRGLLEVRGLKVSEHVVFTTDPKKGLLRRIAEREKIVVLDIPPELGGRFSVLSPVGLLPAMAIGVDIKALVDGAKDAYTKCVVLDVWKNPAAMMAACHYLHKIKGRRISVMMPYSNRLYTLADWFRQLWAESLGKKYSLSGEVVHEGLTPIKALGVVDQHSQLQLYNEGPDDKTITFLEVEKFDRNVLIPSIHDDEEISYLGGKRLSDLLRSELFGTERSLAFNGRPSMRVIFPAIDAYNLGQFFMYYEFTTTLMGKLLKINPFDQPGVELGKQITYSLMGRKGFEKMEFPEPVRKVVIE from the coding sequence GTGCTCAAATTCGATTTCAGTTTCATGTTCGAGCCCAACGTGAAGGGTGGTATAAGCGAGGAAGAATTCTCGAAGCTCGAGCCGACGATGAGTCAGCTCGTTGAAGAAGTTGCGAGAGAAAGACCCGCGTTCGTGAAGGTTCTCTTCGACAGGAACCTGCTGGACAGCGTAGAGGATCTCAGGGAGTGGATATTGAACTTCGACAACTTCGTCGTGATAGGCATAGGTGGTTCCAGTCTCGGTGCGGCCGCTCTGGCTAATGCTTTGAAACCTTTCGACTGGAACTATCTTTCGAAGTCCGAAAGGGGAGGTTATCTGAGGATCTTCTTCCTTGAGAACGTCGATCCGGACTACACGGCGAGCGTTCTCGATAGAATAGATCTGAAAGCGACAATCTTCAACGTCGTTTCCAAGTCCGGTTCGACCGCAGAATGTCTGGCACACTACCAGATCGTTCGTGGCCTGCTCGAGGTCCGTGGATTGAAAGTCTCGGAACACGTGGTGTTCACCACGGATCCGAAGAAGGGCTTGCTCAGAAGGATAGCCGAAAGGGAAAAGATCGTCGTGCTGGACATACCACCAGAGCTCGGAGGCAGGTTCAGCGTTCTCTCACCCGTGGGGCTTCTTCCCGCGATGGCCATAGGCGTGGACATAAAAGCTTTAGTGGACGGGGCGAAGGATGCGTACACCAAGTGTGTCGTGCTCGATGTGTGGAAGAATCCTGCGGCGATGATGGCGGCGTGCCACTATCTGCACAAGATCAAGGGCAGGCGCATCAGCGTCATGATGCCTTATTCGAACAGGCTCTACACGCTCGCGGACTGGTTCAGACAGCTGTGGGCGGAAAGCCTCGGCAAGAAGTACTCGTTGAGCGGTGAGGTCGTTCACGAGGGACTCACACCGATAAAGGCACTCGGTGTGGTGGATCAACACTCTCAGCTGCAGCTCTACAACGAAGGACCAGACGATAAGACCATAACGTTTTTGGAAGTTGAGAAGTTCGACAGGAACGTTCTGATACCTTCCATCCACGACGATGAGGAGATCTCTTACCTCGGTGGAAAGAGACTCTCCGATCTGCTGAGGAGCGAACTTTTCGGAACGGAAAGATCGCTCGCCTTCAACGGCAGGCCGAGCATGCGCGTGATCTTTCCAGCGATCGATGCGTACAATCTCGGCCAGTTCTTCATGTACTACGAGTTCACAACGACGTTGATGGGAAAGCTTTTGAAGATCAACCCGTTCGATCAGCCTGGAGTCGAGCTCGGTAAGCAGATCACTTACTCTCTGATGGGCAGAAAAGGTTTCGAGAAGATGGAATTTCCAGAACCGGTGAGGAAGGTTGTGATCGAATGA
- the coaE gene encoding dephospho-CoA kinase (Dephospho-CoA kinase (CoaE) performs the final step in coenzyme A biosynthesis.), translating into MTGKMGCGKSTVAGMFEELGARVIDVDRIGHEVLKDRSVKEELKKLFGEIIFNEDEIDRKKLAKIVFEDAEKLSALERIVHPIIREKVRRLVEDSTGVVVLDAALLRRIGLDKLCDVIVTVKCDEEKIVERLKKKGFTEEEIKRRLAAQRDVVEEGVVIENNCDLVSLRRKVRDIYNRLLGGGVGG; encoded by the coding sequence CTGACTGGAAAGATGGGCTGTGGAAAGAGCACCGTGGCGGGCATGTTCGAAGAGCTCGGAGCCAGGGTGATAGACGTTGACAGAATCGGTCACGAAGTTTTGAAAGACCGCTCAGTCAAAGAAGAATTGAAAAAGCTGTTCGGTGAGATCATCTTCAACGAAGATGAGATCGACAGGAAAAAACTCGCGAAGATCGTTTTTGAAGATGCCGAAAAGCTGAGTGCGTTAGAGAGGATAGTTCATCCCATCATCAGAGAGAAGGTTCGAAGGTTGGTCGAGGATTCAACCGGCGTGGTGGTTCTGGACGCGGCACTCTTGAGAAGAATAGGGCTGGACAAATTGTGCGATGTGATCGTAACGGTGAAATGCGACGAAGAAAAGATCGTTGAGAGGTTGAAGAAGAAAGGTTTCACAGAGGAAGAGATCAAAAGAAGGCTCGCCGCGCAGAGAGACGTCGTCGAAGAAGGTGTAGTGATCGAAAACAACTGTGATCTTGTCTCTCTGAGAAGAAAGGTGAGGGATATCTACAACCGTTTGCTTGGAGGAGGTGTTGGTGGATGA
- a CDS encoding ABC transporter substrate-binding protein, whose amino-acid sequence MRKFLVLLAVLLAVLTMAKVKVTFWHAMGGGHGQTLQEIVNFFNQQHPDIEVEAIYIGNYSALQQKLLAAAQAGQLPTISQAYSNWTAKLIYSGIVEPLNAYINDPKIGLSKAEWEDVWEPMRLNCMWGDKIYAVPFNKSIYVLYVNTDALALAGLKIPETIGELKKAAILLTEDFNNDGTIDQYGFGFRSTVDHFQVFLALNGGSILKKGPDGKWMVTINSPEAKEVLEFLLSLKDKYALVQGGYLDGPFGEGKIAMFIETVASKPYVDSASKGKHGWTWAPVPVWKTRNVQFAGTDVIMFSTAKPEEKRAAWEFMKFLISPEITAYWAVKTGYLPVRKSATETAIWKKFVAEDPAAGVPLVQLPHGVFDPQIGVWAEIRNIVGTMVSDVLYGKKTVEEGLAWAEAEIKRQLEKEGM is encoded by the coding sequence ATGAGGAAGTTTCTCGTGTTGCTGGCGGTGCTGCTGGCCGTCCTCACGATGGCAAAGGTCAAGGTCACGTTCTGGCACGCGATGGGTGGAGGACACGGTCAAACTTTGCAGGAGATAGTGAACTTCTTCAATCAACAGCATCCAGACATCGAAGTGGAAGCGATTTACATCGGAAACTACTCCGCACTGCAGCAGAAACTGCTCGCCGCGGCACAGGCTGGACAACTGCCCACGATATCGCAGGCTTACTCCAACTGGACCGCGAAGCTCATCTATTCTGGTATCGTGGAACCTCTGAACGCCTACATCAACGATCCAAAGATAGGCCTTTCCAAAGCGGAGTGGGAAGACGTCTGGGAACCGATGAGACTGAACTGCATGTGGGGCGACAAGATCTACGCCGTGCCGTTCAACAAAAGTATCTACGTCCTGTACGTGAACACCGACGCACTCGCACTGGCCGGATTGAAGATACCGGAAACGATCGGTGAACTGAAGAAAGCTGCGATACTTTTGACCGAAGATTTCAACAACGATGGTACCATCGATCAGTACGGTTTTGGTTTCAGATCCACCGTCGACCATTTCCAGGTGTTCTTGGCGCTCAACGGTGGTTCGATACTCAAGAAGGGCCCGGACGGCAAATGGATGGTGACCATCAACAGTCCAGAAGCGAAGGAAGTGCTGGAATTTCTGCTCAGCCTCAAGGACAAGTACGCGCTCGTGCAGGGTGGTTATCTGGACGGACCGTTCGGTGAGGGCAAAATAGCGATGTTCATCGAGACTGTGGCGAGCAAACCTTACGTGGATTCTGCTTCGAAGGGTAAACATGGCTGGACCTGGGCACCGGTACCGGTATGGAAGACGAGAAACGTTCAGTTCGCTGGAACGGACGTGATCATGTTCAGCACCGCGAAACCTGAAGAGAAGAGAGCTGCGTGGGAGTTCATGAAGTTCCTGATCTCTCCAGAGATCACCGCGTACTGGGCGGTGAAGACCGGATATCTGCCCGTGAGAAAGAGCGCGACCGAGACGGCGATCTGGAAGAAGTTCGTCGCGGAAGATCCTGCCGCAGGAGTGCCATTGGTCCAGCTCCCGCACGGTGTTTTCGATCCTCAGATCGGTGTCTGGGCTGAGATAAGAAACATCGTTGGGACGATGGTGAGCGACGTTCTCTACGGTAAGAAGACCGTGGAAGAAGGTCTGGCCTGGGCTGAGGCGGAGATCAAGAGGCAACTCGAAAAAGAGGGCATGTGA
- the kdd gene encoding L-erythro-3,5-diaminohexanoate dehydrogenase, translating into MSVRGDPFGRHRVIEPAGKLPQPAWRLDNDTGKLYDNEMLIDVIKLNVDAASFAQIKSEVGADEQKVAEKIMQIVQQRGKLHNPVTGSGGMLVGRVKAIGKDLNVDVKVGDKIATLVSLSLTPLNLKKIKKVHLDKDQVDVEAEAILFETGVFARLPEDMPESVALAVLDVAGAPIQTARLVSPSDLVLIVGAGGKSGVLCSYVAKKYAGPTGRVVALVHSERSVEQLKKLGFVDDVFVSDAQDAVASYEKFIQITNGRLADVVINVVNVPDTEMTSILCARERGKIYFFSMATSFTKAALGAEGIGKDVDMIIGNGYAKHHAEFALQILRENERLYQHFLERYGEK; encoded by the coding sequence ATGAGCGTGAGAGGAGATCCGTTCGGCAGACACAGGGTGATCGAACCGGCGGGGAAACTTCCACAACCTGCCTGGAGATTGGACAACGACACGGGCAAGCTTTACGACAACGAGATGCTGATCGACGTGATCAAGCTCAACGTGGATGCGGCGTCTTTCGCGCAAATAAAGAGCGAAGTGGGAGCGGACGAGCAGAAAGTCGCCGAAAAGATCATGCAGATCGTTCAGCAACGTGGCAAACTGCACAACCCGGTTACCGGTTCTGGAGGTATGCTCGTCGGCAGGGTGAAAGCGATCGGTAAAGATCTGAACGTTGATGTGAAGGTTGGAGACAAGATCGCCACCCTCGTTTCGTTGAGCCTCACACCTCTGAATTTGAAAAAGATAAAGAAGGTGCATTTGGATAAAGACCAGGTGGACGTCGAGGCCGAAGCCATACTGTTTGAAACCGGTGTTTTTGCACGCTTGCCGGAAGATATGCCCGAGTCTGTGGCGCTCGCGGTGCTCGACGTTGCCGGTGCTCCAATTCAAACTGCGAGGCTCGTCTCGCCTTCCGACCTCGTGCTCATCGTAGGTGCTGGTGGTAAATCTGGGGTGCTGTGCAGCTATGTGGCGAAGAAATACGCAGGTCCCACGGGTAGAGTCGTCGCACTGGTTCATTCTGAAAGGTCTGTCGAACAACTCAAGAAGCTCGGTTTCGTTGACGACGTCTTCGTATCGGACGCGCAGGATGCGGTTGCATCCTACGAAAAGTTCATCCAGATCACGAACGGAAGGCTCGCGGACGTCGTCATCAACGTGGTGAACGTGCCGGACACCGAGATGACCTCGATACTCTGCGCAAGAGAAAGGGGAAAGATCTACTTCTTCTCGATGGCGACGAGCTTCACCAAAGCCGCCCTCGGTGCCGAAGGTATTGGGAAGGATGTGGACATGATCATAGGCAACGGCTATGCGAAGCACCACGCCGAGTTCGCCCTTCAGATTTTGAGGGAGAACGAGAGGCTGTATCAGCACTTCCTTGAAAGGTACGGTGAAAAATGA